A genomic stretch from Chitinophaga agri includes:
- a CDS encoding FecR family protein, which yields MEELYTWLQSSGSHRSLLAALQREFETTMSEHHEIPSELSDRIETRLLQDISREKIVSFPQRTRFRWAAAAAIVLLAGSGVYYYMNTVSPRKTFTAVNNVLADTADIAPGTNKAILTLANGDVVTLDSAGNQVINQGQTLVRQQNGQLQYAVQGNSDAVVYNTLSVPRGGQFNIILPDGSHVWLNAASSMRYPTAFNGSRREVEIQGQGYFEITPNARQPFFVKVNDMEVQVLGTRFDVMAYADEKSINTTLIEGLVNVKHGSHEERLRPGQQAIVDPATGNMVVRPADVDQVIAWKTGFFEFDNASLADILRQLSRWYDIDISYNQAGNEGRFGGRISRSLPLSDILHMLEANGPTFSLSGRKLTVTSGK from the coding sequence ATGGAAGAACTGTACACCTGGCTGCAATCGTCAGGTTCGCACCGTTCTTTACTGGCTGCCCTGCAAAGGGAGTTCGAAACAACGATGAGTGAGCACCATGAAATCCCTTCTGAACTGAGTGACAGAATTGAAACCAGGCTCTTACAGGATATCTCCCGCGAAAAGATTGTTTCCTTCCCACAGCGTACCCGGTTCCGCTGGGCGGCTGCTGCGGCTATCGTTCTGCTGGCAGGTAGTGGCGTATACTATTATATGAACACCGTCTCGCCCCGCAAGACCTTTACCGCAGTTAACAATGTACTGGCTGATACCGCAGATATTGCGCCAGGTACTAATAAGGCTATTCTGACACTGGCAAACGGCGATGTGGTAACACTGGATAGTGCCGGTAATCAAGTGATCAACCAGGGACAAACCCTCGTGCGTCAGCAGAATGGACAATTGCAATATGCTGTTCAGGGTAACAGTGACGCTGTAGTCTACAATACACTCTCCGTTCCCAGGGGAGGTCAGTTCAATATTATTCTGCCGGATGGTAGCCACGTATGGCTGAATGCAGCCTCCAGCATGAGATACCCGACCGCTTTTAACGGCAGCCGTCGTGAAGTGGAGATCCAGGGACAGGGTTACTTTGAGATCACACCTAATGCACGCCAACCCTTTTTTGTAAAGGTCAACGATATGGAGGTACAGGTACTGGGCACCCGCTTTGATGTTATGGCCTATGCCGACGAAAAGAGTATTAATACAACACTGATCGAGGGACTTGTAAATGTAAAACACGGAAGCCACGAAGAACGACTACGTCCTGGCCAGCAGGCAATCGTAGATCCGGCTACCGGTAATATGGTTGTAAGACCCGCCGATGTAGATCAGGTAATTGCCTGGAAAACAGGATTCTTTGAATTTGACAATGCCAGCCTGGCCGATATTCTACGTCAGTTGTCCAGGTGGTATGATATAGATATTAGTTACAACCAGGCGGGAAATGAAGGGCGCTTTGGGGGACGTATAAGCCGGAGCTTACCATTATCTGATATTCTGCATATGCTGGAAGCAAATGGACCTACATTCTCACTGTCAGGAAGAAAACTAACTGTAACATCAGGTAAGTAA